The following coding sequences lie in one Alicyclobacillus curvatus genomic window:
- the yabG gene encoding sporulation peptidase YabG: MVTRKSYGSDVCFVIVETDEDSETAILKGVDVRLLADSPFSDLVEVTEVEEQKFAEKQHRAESECLRLVQSRRELEMEKRSLRKEARFQAEPDYFERPGKVLHLDGDGSYLNKCLNMYKELGIQAVGHHVHESQMAAQVTGLLQQYEPDILIITGHDGVIRKGKDLSDIFNYRNSGHFVKTVVTARKYSRNMDDLVIIAGACQSHFEAILDAGANFASSPQRIMIHALDPVFIAEKIAFTPINETVNVYDVVRSTFTGTDGVGGLESRGKYRIGLPKGVY; this comes from the coding sequence ATGGTGACGCGCAAGTCATACGGCAGCGATGTCTGCTTCGTCATCGTAGAAACAGACGAAGATTCGGAGACGGCCATTCTAAAAGGTGTAGACGTCCGTCTCTTGGCCGATTCTCCTTTTTCCGACCTGGTCGAAGTCACGGAGGTCGAGGAGCAAAAGTTCGCTGAAAAGCAGCATCGCGCCGAAAGTGAGTGCCTGCGGTTGGTTCAGTCCCGGCGCGAGCTGGAAATGGAGAAGCGGTCACTGCGCAAAGAAGCTCGGTTTCAAGCCGAGCCAGACTACTTTGAACGGCCGGGAAAGGTGTTGCATCTGGACGGGGACGGCTCATATCTCAACAAGTGTTTAAACATGTACAAGGAGCTTGGGATTCAAGCCGTCGGACACCATGTACACGAATCTCAAATGGCAGCGCAGGTAACTGGGCTTCTCCAACAATATGAACCAGACATCCTCATCATTACTGGCCATGACGGAGTTATCCGCAAAGGAAAGGACTTGTCGGACATCTTCAACTACAGAAACTCTGGTCACTTTGTGAAAACTGTCGTGACTGCCAGAAAGTATTCGCGAAACATGGATGACCTGGTTATCATCGCAGGCGCTTGTCAGTCTCATTTTGAAGCGATTTTGGATGCAGGGGCGAATTTCGCCAGTTCACCGCAACGAATCATGATTCACGCACTTGACCCCGTCTTCATCGCCGAAAAAATTGCCTTTACTCCTATTAACGAGACGGTGAATGTATATGACGTCGTACGGTCTACCTTCACTGGAACCGATGGAGTAGGGGGGCTCGAATCGAGAGGAAAGTATAGAATCGGGTTACCCAAGGGGGTCTATTAG
- a CDS encoding Veg family protein codes for MPRNALHDIKRSLDDLIGEKVLLRANGGRRKTIERMGVLEETYPSVFVVKLDPPDGSFKRVSYSYADVLTETVELMLCRDGTNVRVTYTEN; via the coding sequence TTGCCAAGAAATGCGCTCCACGACATCAAGAGAAGTTTAGACGACTTGATTGGAGAGAAGGTTCTACTTCGCGCAAACGGAGGTAGAAGGAAGACCATCGAGCGGATGGGTGTTCTGGAAGAGACATACCCCTCGGTATTCGTGGTCAAACTGGATCCTCCTGACGGGTCGTTTAAACGAGTTTCTTACAGTTACGCGGATGTTTTGACGGAAACCGTCGAATTAATGCTTTGCCGAGACGGCACGAACGTGCGTGTAACGTATACAGAAAACTGA
- a CDS encoding cyanophycinase, producing MCRPTWTRLRGGKRSVQGDSGPLIIIGGAEDKQGECKILREFLRLGGGREARVLVMTVATELPIEVGMDYVEIFKHLGAKDVRTFDVSSRDAANRDSAVEFVRDATCIFFTGGDQLRITKLLGGTRIDAAIHDALRVGKPLGGTSAGASMMSSTMIVDGESETNPRIGVVNMAPGMEFLEGAVIDQHFAQRGRLGRLVSAVAQYPHHLGLGIDEDTAVIVEGRHFRVLGKGAVSVVDAGALTHSNLDSVGTNESLALCGIKLHILPDGYGFDLRARMAITDWNEWKGNHNKELTK from the coding sequence ATGTGTCGGCCGACTTGGACTCGTTTGCGAGGAGGGAAACGCTCGGTGCAGGGTGACTCGGGTCCTCTCATAATCATTGGGGGTGCCGAAGACAAGCAAGGTGAGTGCAAAATACTACGGGAGTTTCTCAGGCTAGGCGGCGGTAGAGAAGCAAGGGTTCTCGTGATGACTGTCGCTACAGAACTGCCCATCGAGGTGGGCATGGACTATGTGGAAATATTTAAGCACCTCGGTGCAAAAGACGTCCGAACGTTCGATGTCTCCTCGCGCGATGCGGCTAACCGTGACAGTGCAGTAGAATTCGTCCGCGACGCCACGTGCATTTTCTTCACCGGTGGAGACCAACTTCGAATCACCAAACTTCTTGGCGGTACCCGAATTGATGCAGCGATTCACGATGCGTTGCGCGTGGGTAAGCCCTTGGGAGGGACGAGCGCAGGTGCCTCAATGATGTCCTCGACGATGATTGTCGACGGAGAGTCAGAGACCAACCCGCGCATTGGTGTCGTCAACATGGCCCCTGGCATGGAATTTTTGGAGGGTGCTGTCATCGACCAACATTTTGCTCAGCGGGGACGGTTGGGACGCCTTGTTTCTGCAGTTGCGCAGTATCCACATCATTTGGGGCTCGGTATTGACGAGGACACTGCTGTGATTGTTGAAGGACGGCACTTTCGTGTGCTCGGTAAAGGCGCTGTCAGTGTCGTAGACGCAGGTGCGTTGACACATTCAAATTTGGATTCTGTGGGCACAAATGAGTCGTTAGCGCTGTGCGGGATAAAGCTTCATATTTTGCCCGACGGTTACGGCTTTGACTTGCGTGCCCGAATGGCGATTACCGATTGGAATGAGTGGAAAGGTAACCACAACAAGGAGTTGACGAAATGA
- a CDS encoding small, acid-soluble spore protein, alpha/beta type produces the protein MGRRGGTMSDAFKLELAKELGFYDTVKSEGWGGITTRDAGNMVKRAIEIAEQAMAGQGGSK, from the coding sequence ATGGGACGACGTGGTGGAACCATGTCTGATGCGTTTAAGCTGGAACTTGCCAAGGAATTAGGGTTTTACGACACGGTCAAGAGTGAAGGTTGGGGTGGTATTACCACTCGCGACGCCGGCAACATGGTCAAACGTGCCATCGAAATTGCGGAACAAGCCATGGCAGGGCAAGGCGGTTCCAAATAA
- the cphA gene encoding cyanophycin synthetase has product MRITSVRHVDGPNLYIYKPILVARIELQTLTNRESVEFEGFASELLQYLPGLHQHHCAKGRPGGFVERLHEGTYFGHIVEHTAIELAAMQGLDVHYGKTVYVGPDGTYDIIIECKEFACQRYLLEQARDIVLSLLRHENPRSLEDIHDQAEGILARTALGPSTQAIVDAAVKRGIPVWRRGNGSFVQLGWGRERKLVEATITQNTSAVAVDIACDKQLTKRMLDDAGVPVPDGGIASSADDAVAEFLSLGGPVVVKPLDGNQGRGVFLNLETEDEVRLAYASASTYCRRVIIERHIPGRNLRCLVVSGKFVAASERLPAMVHGDGLSSVGGLIDRANADPLRGEGHEKPLTKIAVDDVVLRTLQKQGFDIDTIVPLGKTVLLRESANLSTGGQAIDVTDEVPEALRIVAQRAARVIGLDVCGIDMVVADGEPLANLDTCYVIEVNAAPGIRMHHHPSFGSVRPVAEAIVTSLFGTHGTGRIPIVSITGTNGKTTTTRLIGHMLSESGKTVGMTTTSGVWIDKTQITEGDMTGPSSARMVLSDPAVDIAVLETARGGIVRGGLAYDKANVAVLTNITPDHLGQDGIDTVEDLMHVKSLVGECVSEDGMVVLNADDPRLVSLATRFRARITYFAISQQNPVLRRHLALGGTGFYVSNGWIIEARGNLTWQIMPVQDIPITVGGTAVFQVENCLAAISAARAMGSTRQQIARALSAFMISTNNPGRCNVFHLPSGAHVVIDYGHNPDGFRRVGEWLKQVPHHRLRGVVGVPGDRCDEVICQSARQAAEIFDEFYIKEDEDKRGRAVGEVAELFRTEISNVAPQKPIYVVLQETEALREAMETATQGDIVVLFYEKFKPAEQTVLSFGGTYAEVPFTALPQSVALPL; this is encoded by the coding sequence ATGAGAATCACATCGGTGCGTCACGTTGATGGACCGAATCTATATATTTACAAGCCGATCTTGGTGGCCCGCATTGAGCTGCAAACCCTCACAAATCGCGAGTCAGTGGAGTTTGAGGGGTTCGCTTCAGAACTTTTGCAGTACCTTCCTGGCCTTCATCAGCACCACTGTGCAAAAGGCCGGCCCGGAGGGTTTGTGGAACGACTTCATGAGGGGACGTATTTTGGGCATATCGTTGAACACACAGCTATCGAACTGGCTGCGATGCAGGGCCTCGATGTGCATTACGGAAAAACCGTTTATGTTGGACCGGACGGAACATACGACATCATCATTGAGTGTAAGGAGTTTGCCTGCCAGCGATATCTGCTCGAGCAAGCGCGGGATATCGTCCTGTCTCTGCTTCGTCATGAAAATCCCCGGAGCCTTGAAGATATCCATGACCAGGCAGAGGGCATCCTGGCCCGGACTGCCCTTGGGCCGAGTACTCAAGCGATTGTAGATGCAGCGGTCAAGCGCGGGATTCCCGTCTGGAGACGAGGAAATGGCAGTTTTGTGCAACTTGGCTGGGGCCGCGAGAGAAAGCTGGTTGAAGCCACGATTACGCAAAACACGTCTGCAGTAGCAGTTGATATTGCCTGTGATAAGCAGTTAACAAAGCGTATGCTTGACGACGCGGGTGTTCCCGTGCCAGATGGGGGAATCGCAAGTTCAGCGGATGATGCCGTCGCCGAGTTTTTGTCCCTTGGCGGACCTGTGGTCGTAAAGCCGCTTGACGGAAACCAGGGGCGCGGCGTGTTCTTGAACCTGGAAACGGAGGATGAAGTGCGGCTGGCTTATGCGTCAGCCAGTACTTACTGTCGCCGCGTCATTATTGAACGGCACATACCAGGACGTAACCTCCGCTGTTTGGTCGTGTCTGGGAAATTCGTTGCGGCAAGCGAACGGTTGCCGGCCATGGTGCATGGGGATGGTCTAAGCAGTGTCGGAGGTCTGATTGACAGAGCCAACGCCGATCCGCTGCGTGGCGAAGGCCACGAAAAACCGCTGACGAAGATTGCTGTAGATGATGTCGTGCTTCGCACCCTGCAAAAGCAAGGGTTTGATATTGATACGATTGTACCTTTGGGGAAGACCGTCTTATTGCGAGAGAGTGCAAACTTGTCTACTGGCGGGCAAGCCATTGATGTCACAGACGAAGTCCCGGAAGCCCTTCGCATTGTGGCACAGCGCGCGGCGAGGGTCATTGGGCTTGACGTCTGCGGCATTGACATGGTTGTAGCGGATGGGGAGCCACTCGCAAATCTCGACACCTGCTATGTCATAGAAGTCAACGCTGCCCCTGGAATACGCATGCACCACCATCCTTCGTTTGGAAGCGTGCGACCCGTGGCTGAGGCCATCGTCACCAGTTTGTTTGGAACGCACGGAACAGGACGCATCCCCATCGTTTCGATTACTGGGACAAACGGCAAGACAACCACAACAAGGCTAATTGGTCACATGCTCAGTGAAAGCGGGAAAACGGTTGGTATGACGACAACCAGTGGGGTGTGGATAGACAAGACGCAAATTACCGAAGGTGACATGACAGGTCCAAGCAGTGCGCGCATGGTGTTGTCCGATCCCGCCGTCGACATCGCGGTTCTTGAGACAGCCAGAGGCGGGATTGTGCGCGGCGGCCTCGCCTATGACAAGGCGAATGTGGCTGTCCTGACGAATATTACTCCAGACCATTTGGGGCAAGACGGCATCGACACGGTCGAAGACTTAATGCATGTAAAGTCGCTGGTTGGGGAATGTGTTTCGGAGGACGGCATGGTTGTCCTCAATGCCGATGACCCACGGCTTGTGTCCCTTGCTACGCGCTTTCGAGCGCGCATCACCTACTTTGCCATTTCACAGCAAAATCCCGTGCTGCGCAGACATTTGGCTCTGGGAGGGACAGGGTTTTACGTGTCAAACGGCTGGATTATCGAGGCGAGGGGAAATCTCACCTGGCAAATCATGCCGGTTCAGGACATCCCCATCACTGTCGGAGGAACAGCCGTATTTCAAGTGGAAAACTGTCTGGCAGCCATATCCGCAGCGCGTGCGATGGGGTCGACACGTCAGCAAATTGCGAGAGCACTCTCGGCGTTTATGATATCCACCAACAATCCGGGACGCTGCAACGTCTTTCACTTGCCAAGCGGAGCACACGTTGTCATTGATTACGGGCATAACCCTGACGGATTCCGGAGGGTCGGCGAATGGTTGAAACAAGTACCGCATCATCGCTTAAGGGGAGTCGTCGGCGTGCCTGGAGACAGGTGTGACGAAGTCATTTGTCAGAGCGCTCGTCAGGCTGCAGAAATCTTTGACGAGTTTTACATCAAGGAAGACGAGGACAAACGGGGTCGAGCCGTCGGAGAGGTCGCAGAGCTGTTCCGCACTGAGATTTCGAATGTTGCTCCGCAAAAGCCAATTTACGTGGTGCTGCAGGAAACAGAAGCCCTGCGGGAAGCAATGGAAACAGCAACCCAAGGGGACATCGTGGTCCTGTTCTATGAGAAATTTAAACCTGCAGAGCAAACTGTACTGTCATTCGGCGGCACCTATGCGGAAGTTCCGTTTACTGCGCTTCCTCAGAGCGTCGCTTTGCCGCTCTAA
- the ispE gene encoding 4-(cytidine 5'-diphospho)-2-C-methyl-D-erythritol kinase yields MLVERAYAKINLTLDVLSRRPDGYHEVDMVMQSVDLSDLLWIDKCDAGIRIESGSSNIPLDDRNLAYVAAEAFLKKAKISSGISIGLEKNIPVAAGLAGGSSDAAAVLRGLNRLFATGYSLDELAELGASIGSDVPFCVYGGCAIARGRGERLERVYHHTKAWVIIVRPPVFVSTADIYGALARDDLTQTYRSNRAVESGHAGDSGRAVGPGHDVESSDDVESGHAVRSVGLVRTLMDGNFEQMVELVDNRLRPATERLYPEVAEYAERLSSTLGQLVHMSGSGPTLFVLAPNERRAQRSYNAVRGFMKEVYLCRFI; encoded by the coding sequence GTGCTGGTCGAAAGAGCATACGCGAAAATCAACTTAACCTTAGATGTCCTTAGCAGGCGCCCGGATGGATATCACGAGGTCGACATGGTCATGCAAAGTGTCGACCTCTCAGACCTTTTGTGGATTGACAAGTGTGACGCCGGGATTCGCATTGAATCCGGGTCTTCAAATATCCCCTTGGATGACCGAAACCTGGCTTACGTTGCGGCGGAAGCCTTTTTGAAGAAGGCTAAGATTTCCTCTGGGATATCGATTGGACTCGAGAAAAATATCCCAGTTGCAGCGGGTCTCGCGGGCGGGTCTTCAGACGCTGCTGCAGTCTTGCGCGGATTAAATCGGTTGTTTGCCACAGGCTATTCGCTCGATGAACTCGCAGAACTAGGTGCATCTATCGGCTCAGATGTGCCTTTTTGTGTTTATGGTGGCTGTGCGATTGCACGTGGTCGGGGAGAACGCCTGGAACGGGTGTACCACCATACGAAGGCGTGGGTCATCATCGTGCGCCCGCCCGTGTTCGTTTCGACAGCCGATATTTATGGGGCGTTGGCGAGGGACGATTTGACACAAACCTATCGGTCCAATCGGGCTGTAGAGTCCGGACATGCCGGAGACTCTGGACGGGCTGTAGGGCCCGGACACGATGTAGAGTCCAGTGATGACGTAGAGTCTGGACATGCTGTAAGGAGTGTCGGCCTGGTACGTACCCTCATGGACGGCAACTTTGAACAGATGGTAGAACTGGTAGACAATCGCCTAAGACCTGCCACCGAACGTTTATATCCCGAAGTGGCTGAATATGCGGAGCGTCTCTCGAGCACTCTCGGACAGCTGGTACATATGTCTGGGAGCGGTCCGACACTCTTCGTTTTGGCACCCAATGAGCGCAGGGCGCAACGTTCGTATAATGCCGTTCGAGGTTTTATGAAGGAAGTTTATTTGTGCCGTTTTATTTGA